CGGGCGGCCGGTGCAAATTCGCCACGGCCTGGAGACGACAGTCGCTGAGCTCCACGCGCTCCCGGAAGCTTCCTATCAACGGATTCGCCGCTCTTTTATGCGTTTATTCGAAGAGGCGCCCCTGTACGCTGCTTTCCATCATGACGAAATCGTTGCCGCCCATGCCGGCATTCGCAGAAATGACATCGGCAAGACAAACAAAGCTGTGCGATCATTCGTCCTGTACGGGGATGTGGATCAAGGGGAGCAAAGGCCGGGGCAACTTCCAAAACGGAGAGATTGGGTGGTAAAAGAAACAAATGAATCTCCTTGGATTGTTTATGGCCATACTCCCGTAAAAACACCGAGGGTATTTCGCCGTACGATTAACATCGATACCGGCTGTGTCTTTGGCGGGGCGCTGACTGCCTTTCGTTATCCGGAAATCACTACTGTCAGTGTCCCTTCCCGACAACCGGGGCAAACCCAAAAATTTCGCACTTACGAGCAGTCGGAAGAACTGGCCGCTTACCGATAAGAAAAACGCGCGTGAAACCTCACGGTTTTATTTTAAAAGAGAAAGGAACCAATCAATGAAACTTACATGGACCCTCAGTTTGACAAGTTTTTTTCTAATGTTATCTGCTTGTGCCCCTGAAGCCGAAATCAGCCATGTGGAAGAGGAGACAGCCATTCTTTTGTTTAGCGAAGAGGAGGAGGCGGTGATTTCCTTCAGCGCCTTGATGAGCAACCAGTCAGAACGGCCGTCGGACGAGCTGGTCATAAACTGGGAAGTCAACGATGAAGAGGTGCTGGACCTTTTCAGTGAACCTGAGTTGGTGATGGAATCCGAAGGGGAATCCTTTTCCATTGGCGGAGGGGAACGTTTTATGGTCAGTGAAACGTATTTTCTTGATGAAGCGCCCGCGGATACGGAAGCGCTTAGCGGTGCGATCGACGGTGTCGTCACAAACGAGGATGGCGAA
The Salicibibacter kimchii DNA segment above includes these coding regions:
- the prpE gene encoding bis(5'-nucleosyl)-tetraphosphatase PrpE, with product MVKGLDFIGDIHGCRKELHALLQKLGYEKKKGTYTHPEHRKLVFIGDITDRGPDSVNVIEDVSTLVNKETAYYIPGNHCDKLYRYFLGRPVQIRHGLETTVAELHALPEASYQRIRRSFMRLFEEAPLYAAFHHDEIVAAHAGIRRNDIGKTNKAVRSFVLYGDVDQGEQRPGQLPKRRDWVVKETNESPWIVYGHTPVKTPRVFRRTINIDTGCVFGGALTAFRYPEITTVSVPSRQPGQTQKFRTYEQSEELAAYR